Proteins encoded by one window of Agelaius phoeniceus isolate bAgePho1 chromosome 3, bAgePho1.hap1, whole genome shotgun sequence:
- the SLC35D3 gene encoding solute carrier family 35 member D3 — protein MLRWRGRARGVAVAVAHGLCSGSLNILLKFLLARYHFAFLTLLQCLSSAAAALGLEALRRRGLAALPPFGPRLARPFAAVAALATLQSTLTLWSLRGLSLPMYVVFKRCLPLVTLVTGALVLRDGMPSPGVLVAVLITTCGAALAGAGDLTGDAMGYVTGVLAVLIHAAYLVLIQKTSVDSEYGPLTAQYAIAVSATPFLIICSFASMDSINVWSFPGWKDPAMVCIFIACVLISCAMNFTTLHCTYINSAVTTSFVGVVKSIATITVGMVAFNDVEPTKLFIAGVVVNTLGSVIYCVAKYVETRRQSNYEDLEKEAREEEGKRQAGDQALFAMETISQGKGAEEAAVEGSSTGQRQSGEEEKDVTEKSATALVVQGKSTITQEVNRSSLKEAYLGVWRLVRGANYIKKDYLIENEELPNP, from the exons ATGCTCCggtggcggggccgggcgcggggcgTCGCGGTGGCGGTGGCGCACGGGCTGTGCTCGGGCTCGCTGAACATCCTGCTGAAGTTCCTGCTGGCCCGCTACCACTTCGCCTTCCTGACGCTGCTGCAGTGCCTCAgcagcgcggcggcggcgctggggCTGGAGGCGCTGCGGCGGCGGGGGCTGGCGGCGCTGCCGCCCTTCGGGCCCCGCCTGGCGCGCCCCTTCGCCGCCGTGGCCGCCCTGGCCACCCTGCAGTCCACCCTCACCCTCTGGTCGCTGCGCGGCCTCAGCCTCCCCATGTATGTGGTCTTCAAGCGCTGCCTGCCCCTCGTCACGCTGGTCACCGGCGCCCTGGTGCTCCGCGACGGCATGCCATCGCCCGGCGTCCTCGTCGCCGTCCTCATCACCACCTGCGGCGCCGCGCTGGCCG GAGCTGGTGACCTGACTGGGGATGCTATGGGCTATGTGACAGGCGTGCTGGCCGTGCTGATACACGCTGCCTACCTGGTGCTCATTCAGAAAACCAGTGTAGACAGTGAATATGGACCCCTGACAGCTCAGTATGCCATCGCTGTTTCGGCCACCCCTTTCCTCATCATCTGCTCCTTTGCCAGCATGGATTCCATCAACGTCTGGTCCTTCCCAGGGTGGAAGGACCCTGCTATGGTATGCATCTTTATTGCTTGTGTTCTGATTAGCTGTGCCATGAACTTTACCACCCTTCACTGCACCTACATTAACTCAGCTGTGACCACCAGCTTTGTAGGGGTGGTGAAGAGCATAGCCACCATCACGGTAGGCATGGTGGCATTCAATGATGTGGAGCCCACAAAGTTATTTATAGCTGGGGTTGTGGTCAACACCTTGGGGTCTGTCATTTACTGTGTGGCCAAGTACGTTGAGACCAGGCGGCAAAGCAACTATGAGGACCTGGAGAAAGAAGCTAgagaagaggaggggaaaaggcaggCTGGAGACCAAGCTCTGTTTGCCATGGAGACAATTTCCCAGGGGAAGGGGGCCGAGGAAGCAGCGGTGGAAGGATCATCCACAGGGCAGAGACAGagtggagaggaagagaaggacGTCACTGAGAAATCAGCCACGGCACTTGTGGTTCAGGGAAAATCCACCATCACACAAGAAGTGAACAGAAGCTCACTGAAAGAAGCCTATCTTGGAGTATGGAGGTTGGTGAGGGGTGCTAATTATATAAAGAAGGATTATTTGATAGAAAATGAAGAGCTACCAAACCCTTAA